The following proteins come from a genomic window of Deltaproteobacteria bacterium:
- a CDS encoding DUF2905 domain-containing protein, protein MSPLQEFGKSLIILGAVIAVVGLFLVLVPKIPWLGRLPGDILVKKEHYSYYFPLGTCLLISIVLSLILWLFRR, encoded by the coding sequence ATGTCTCCATTACAGGAATTTGGAAAAAGTCTGATCATTCTCGGAGCGGTGATCGCTGTCGTGGGGCTGTTCCTGGTACTGGTTCCTAAGATACCCTGGTTGGGACGATTGCCGGGCGATATCCTGGTCAAGAAGGAGCACTATAGTTATTACTTTCCACTGGGCACCTGCCTCTTGATCAGCATCGTTCTGAGCCTGATACTATGGCTTTTTCGCAGATGA